One stretch of Fictibacillus sp. b24 DNA includes these proteins:
- a CDS encoding ABC-F family ATP-binding cassette domain-containing protein, protein MSILTVQGLSHGFGDRAIFNDVSFRLLKGEHIGLIGANGEGKSTFMNIITGKLKPDEGKVEWAKKVRVGYLDQHTVLQKGMSIRDVLKSAFQYLLDMETEMNSMYEKMGEVTPEELEKLLEDVGVIQDTLTNNDFYVIDAKVEEIARGLGLDDIGLDRDVHDLSGGQRTKVLLAKLLLEKPEILLLDEPTNYLDEQHIEWLKRYLQEYENAFILISHDIPFLNSVINLIYHMENQELNRYVGDYDHFKSVHEMKKSQLEAAFKRQQQEIAGLKDFVARNKARVSTRNMAMSRQKKLDKMDVIELAKEKPKPEFNFKEARTPSKLIFETKDLIIGYDEPLSKPLNLRMERGQKIALVGANGIGKTTLLRSILGEIKPVSGSVERGENLEIGYFEQEVKSANYNTCIEEIWSEFPGFSHHEVRAALAKCGLTTKHIESKVEVLSGGEKAKVRLCKLINHENNVLVLDEPTNHLDVEAKDELMRALKAFKGSVLLISHEPEFYKEVANDVWNCESWTTKVF, encoded by the coding sequence ATGAGTATTCTAACGGTACAAGGCTTGAGCCATGGTTTTGGCGACAGAGCGATCTTTAATGATGTGTCTTTCCGTCTTTTAAAAGGAGAACACATCGGTTTAATCGGTGCGAATGGTGAAGGTAAATCAACCTTTATGAATATAATTACAGGAAAATTAAAGCCTGATGAGGGTAAAGTTGAGTGGGCTAAAAAAGTGCGTGTAGGATACTTGGATCAGCACACGGTCCTCCAAAAAGGAATGTCTATTCGTGACGTGTTAAAGAGCGCGTTTCAATACTTGCTCGACATGGAAACTGAGATGAACAGCATGTACGAAAAAATGGGTGAAGTAACACCTGAAGAGCTTGAAAAGCTGCTTGAAGACGTTGGTGTAATTCAAGATACACTAACAAACAATGACTTTTACGTAATTGATGCGAAAGTTGAAGAAATTGCACGCGGACTAGGTCTTGATGATATCGGTTTAGACCGTGACGTTCACGACCTGAGCGGTGGACAGCGAACAAAGGTCTTGCTCGCTAAGCTTTTATTAGAAAAGCCAGAAATTCTATTGCTGGATGAGCCAACAAACTATTTGGATGAACAGCATATCGAGTGGCTGAAACGCTATCTCCAAGAATACGAAAATGCGTTTATTTTGATCTCGCATGATATTCCATTCTTAAACAGCGTTATTAACTTGATCTACCACATGGAAAATCAAGAGCTGAACCGCTATGTCGGTGACTATGATCACTTCAAATCCGTACATGAGATGAAAAAGTCTCAACTGGAAGCAGCGTTTAAACGCCAGCAGCAAGAAATTGCTGGGTTGAAGGATTTCGTTGCACGTAATAAAGCACGTGTTTCCACTCGAAACATGGCGATGTCTCGACAAAAGAAACTTGATAAAATGGATGTTATTGAACTTGCTAAAGAAAAACCAAAGCCAGAGTTCAACTTCAAAGAAGCGCGTACTCCAAGCAAGCTGATCTTTGAAACAAAAGATCTCATTATCGGTTATGATGAGCCATTGTCAAAACCGCTGAACTTGCGCATGGAGCGCGGTCAAAAAATTGCTTTAGTCGGTGCGAACGGTATCGGTAAAACAACATTGCTCCGCAGCATCCTAGGTGAAATCAAGCCCGTTTCGGGATCGGTTGAGCGCGGCGAAAACCTGGAGATCGGATACTTCGAGCAAGAAGTGAAATCTGCAAACTATAACACATGTATTGAAGAAATTTGGAGTGAGTTTCCTGGATTCTCTCATCATGAAGTACGCGCTGCTCTCGCGAAGTGCGGTCTAACGACAAAACACATCGAGAGTAAAGTTGAAGTGCTTAGCGGTGGAGAAAAAGCGAAGGTTCGTTTATGTAAGCTGATCAACCATGAAAATAACGTATTAGTACTGGATGAGCCGACGAACCACTTGGACGTTGAGGCAAAAGATGAGTTAATGCGCGCGTTGAAAGCATTCAAAGGCAGCGTCCTTTTGATCTCCCATGAACCTGAATTTTATAAAGAAGTAGCTAACGACGTCTGGAATTGTGAAAGCTGGACGACTAAGGTGTTTTAA
- a CDS encoding nuclease-related domain-containing protein encodes MIIKNRSKSLKLLKLEVLLERTSLSHKRRQDFEAEYAKNFAGYKGEASLDYYLNGLVGKDYHIFHDIRLPRDEHHKYFFQIDCLVVHPNFFVLLEVKNLIGNLYFDHQFDQIIRTKDGVDDTFSDPVNQVELQKLHFSKWLVQYKFPKVPIQTFVVVTNPKSFIRISPKYGTKANKIIRGNELAKKLNEYSNHSADFTLFKKDVKKLSKQIMKDHTPNNVDILKSFKIQKNEIITGVECPLCKKFAMIRTHGNWFCTSCQNKSKGAHIKAIQDYALLFGETAKNKELREFLHIDSRTSLKKLMISMDIPPIGTTKAATYTLPLPK; translated from the coding sequence TTGATTATTAAAAATCGTTCCAAATCGCTAAAACTGCTAAAACTTGAGGTATTGCTAGAGAGGACATCTTTAAGTCATAAAAGGCGGCAGGATTTTGAAGCAGAATATGCAAAGAATTTTGCGGGCTATAAAGGTGAGGCCTCCTTGGATTACTACCTTAATGGTCTTGTGGGAAAAGACTATCATATTTTTCATGATATTCGTCTCCCTAGGGATGAACATCATAAATACTTTTTTCAAATCGATTGTTTGGTAGTGCATCCTAATTTTTTTGTGCTCTTAGAAGTGAAGAACTTAATTGGCAACCTTTACTTTGATCACCAGTTTGATCAAATTATTCGAACAAAAGATGGTGTGGACGATACTTTCTCTGATCCTGTAAACCAGGTCGAATTACAAAAACTGCACTTTTCAAAATGGTTGGTACAATATAAGTTTCCGAAAGTCCCCATTCAAACCTTCGTAGTTGTTACAAACCCAAAATCTTTCATTAGAATTTCACCCAAATACGGAACAAAAGCGAATAAGATTATTCGAGGAAATGAATTAGCTAAAAAATTGAATGAGTACTCCAATCATTCAGCTGATTTTACATTATTTAAAAAAGACGTAAAAAAATTATCAAAACAAATTATGAAAGACCATACTCCGAACAATGTAGACATTTTGAAATCCTTCAAAATACAAAAAAACGAAATAATTACAGGCGTTGAGTGTCCGTTATGCAAAAAATTCGCTATGATACGAACGCATGGAAATTGGTTCTGTACATCTTGTCAGAATAAATCAAAAGGTGCTCATATAAAAGCGATACAAGATTATGCACTTTTATTTGGCGAGACCGCAAAGAATAAAGAATTAAGAGAATTTCTGCATATTGATTCGAGAACAAGTTTAAAAAAATTGATGATTTCTATGGATATTCCTCCAATTGGTACTACTAAGGCTGCCACATACACCTTACCGCTTCCCAAATAA
- a CDS encoding ABC-F family ATP-binding cassette domain-containing protein produces the protein MSILLVENLYKTYGEKTLFDNISFSINDKQRIGLIGPNGTGKSSLLKALAEIEPAERGTLSHANTFQIEYVAQEPELNEELSVLEQIYYGDSLIMKTMREYEQALIDLESDPSNEKKLKRLMNSQQKMDGNEAWEANTVAKTVLTKLGLRNFSRQVKHLSGGQKKRVAIAKALIQPADLLILDEPTNHLDNETVEWLETFLGNYKGALLMVTHDRYFLNRVTNHIFELDNGKLYVYEGNYETYLEKKAEREEIALQNEDKRQNTLRRELAWLRRGAKARTTKQKARIQRVESLQEETGPAAKGSVEFAIGSQRLGKKVIEVDGLSKSLDGKELVRNLDYLIVPGERLGIIGPNGSGKTTLLNMLAGRTTPDAGSVEVGETVKIGYYTQDHEELDGNLRVVDYIKETAQIITTVDGQTITAEQMLERFLFPRYMQYTYIRKLSGGEKRRLYMLKVLMEEPNVLFLDEPTNDLDIQTLGILEEYLENFPGVVLTVSHDRYFLDRVVDHLLAFEGAGKVVRFQGSYSDYMEEKKERDEEAAAVKKEAAVVDDAPLSPRKEKKKKLSYKEQQDWDTIEDRIMTLEEKKEQIEAAIVAAGSDFGKISELMEEQKKIESELEAAMERWEELSLLVEELNS, from the coding sequence TTGAGTATCTTATTAGTAGAAAATTTATATAAAACATACGGTGAAAAAACACTTTTTGATAATATTTCTTTTTCAATCAATGACAAACAAAGAATCGGTTTGATCGGACCGAACGGAACGGGCAAGTCGTCATTATTAAAAGCTTTAGCAGAAATCGAACCAGCTGAACGCGGAACGCTCTCTCATGCCAATACGTTTCAGATTGAGTATGTGGCACAGGAGCCTGAATTAAATGAAGAGCTTTCTGTATTAGAGCAGATCTATTATGGAGATTCACTCATTATGAAAACGATGCGTGAATACGAGCAAGCCCTTATTGATTTGGAATCAGATCCATCAAATGAAAAGAAGCTGAAGCGTTTGATGAACAGCCAGCAAAAAATGGATGGGAATGAGGCATGGGAAGCCAATACTGTTGCAAAAACGGTGTTAACAAAGCTTGGTCTGCGTAATTTTTCACGGCAAGTTAAGCATTTAAGCGGTGGGCAAAAGAAACGGGTTGCTATTGCAAAAGCACTGATTCAGCCGGCAGATCTGCTGATTTTGGACGAGCCGACGAACCATCTGGATAATGAGACGGTCGAATGGCTGGAAACATTCTTAGGAAACTACAAAGGTGCGCTACTAATGGTTACCCATGACCGTTATTTCCTAAACCGCGTAACGAACCACATTTTTGAACTCGATAACGGTAAGCTCTATGTCTATGAAGGCAACTACGAAACATATTTAGAGAAAAAGGCTGAACGCGAAGAGATTGCCCTGCAGAATGAAGATAAAAGGCAGAACACGCTTCGACGAGAGTTAGCTTGGCTCCGCCGTGGTGCAAAAGCACGAACGACAAAGCAAAAAGCTAGAATTCAGCGCGTGGAAAGTCTGCAAGAAGAAACAGGACCAGCAGCAAAAGGGTCTGTAGAATTTGCGATCGGTTCACAGCGTCTTGGGAAAAAAGTGATAGAAGTTGACGGACTGAGTAAGAGCTTAGACGGAAAAGAGCTTGTTAGGAATCTGGATTATTTGATTGTTCCTGGTGAACGTCTTGGGATTATTGGACCGAACGGAAGCGGAAAAACTACATTATTGAATATGTTAGCTGGAAGAACGACACCAGACGCAGGTTCAGTCGAAGTCGGGGAAACGGTTAAGATCGGCTATTACACACAAGATCATGAAGAGCTGGACGGAAATCTACGAGTTGTCGATTATATAAAAGAAACAGCACAGATCATCACAACCGTTGATGGACAGACGATTACAGCCGAACAGATGCTAGAACGCTTCCTTTTCCCACGCTATATGCAATATACGTATATCCGCAAACTTTCGGGTGGAGAAAAGCGCCGTCTGTATATGCTAAAAGTTTTAATGGAAGAGCCGAATGTTCTGTTTTTGGACGAGCCAACGAACGACCTGGATATTCAAACTTTGGGCATTCTTGAAGAATACTTAGAAAATTTCCCTGGAGTCGTGTTGACAGTTTCCCATGACCGCTATTTTTTAGATCGCGTCGTAGATCACCTGCTTGCTTTTGAAGGGGCTGGAAAAGTTGTCAGGTTTCAAGGAAGCTATTCGGATTATATGGAAGAGAAAAAAGAGCGGGATGAAGAGGCGGCGGCTGTGAAGAAAGAAGCAGCTGTAGTGGATGATGCCCCTTTATCACCGCGCAAAGAAAAGAAGAAAAAGCTTTCGTATAAAGAGCAGCAAGATTGGGATACGATTGAAGACCGCATCATGACCTTAGAAGAGAAAAAAGAACAGATTGAAGCTGCAATTGTTGCAGCAGGCAGTGATTTCGGCAAGATCAGCGAACTTATGGAAGAGCAGAAAAAAATAGAGAGCGAGCTGGAAGCTGCGATGGAGCGGTGGGAAGAGCTTTCGCTTTTGGTTGAAGAGTTGAATAGTTGA
- the putP gene encoding sodium/proline symporter PutP has translation MQTGVIISLVIYMAGMLYIGYWAYKKTSDLNDYMLGGRGLGPAVTALSAGASDMSGWMMMGIPGAMFTDGISSIWIAVGLTVGAYLNYILVAPRLRTYTEVADDSITIPDYLENRFNDTQKILRIVSGLVIIIFFTLYASAGLVSGGKLFESAFGTTYLTGMLITVGVVVAYTLFGGFLAVSWTDFVQGCIMFIALILVPVVAFTDIGDTQTLIDTVRGVDPSLLQVTKGLTTLGLISLLAWGLGYFGQPHIIVRFMAITSVKDIKTARRIGMSWMIISLIGASLTGLIGVAWFAREGRELADPETVFIEFANLLFHPLITGFLLAAILAAIMSTISSQLLVTSSSVTEDFYKQFLKKDASQKELVMIGRVAVLVVAVIAVLLSLNPSDTILSLVGYAWAGFGSAFGPLVLLSLFWKKMTKWGALAGIVVGAVTVLTWVQFPDLKEQVYEMIPGFFLSLIAIIIVSLLTKNPSRKVQNQFDDMEETLDDLK, from the coding sequence ATGCAAACAGGAGTTATTATTTCTTTAGTTATTTACATGGCCGGTATGCTTTACATAGGCTACTGGGCTTACAAAAAAACATCTGATTTGAATGATTACATGTTAGGCGGCAGAGGACTTGGTCCCGCTGTAACCGCACTATCAGCTGGTGCCTCTGATATGAGTGGCTGGATGATGATGGGTATCCCGGGTGCGATGTTTACTGATGGGATCAGCAGTATCTGGATCGCTGTCGGATTAACTGTTGGTGCTTACTTAAACTATATTTTAGTAGCCCCTCGCCTTCGAACGTATACGGAAGTAGCTGATGATTCGATCACAATTCCTGACTATCTCGAAAACCGATTTAACGATACGCAGAAAATCTTACGTATCGTATCAGGGCTCGTTATCATTATCTTCTTTACTCTCTATGCATCCGCTGGACTAGTATCAGGCGGAAAACTATTTGAAAGTGCATTCGGTACAACTTATCTAACAGGTATGCTTATTACAGTTGGGGTAGTTGTAGCTTATACACTGTTTGGTGGATTCTTGGCAGTGAGTTGGACAGATTTTGTTCAAGGCTGTATCATGTTCATCGCTTTAATTTTAGTACCCGTTGTTGCCTTTACTGACATTGGTGACACACAAACGTTAATTGATACGGTTCGCGGAGTTGATCCTTCACTTCTACAAGTAACAAAAGGGCTTACAACTCTTGGACTTATCTCCTTACTTGCTTGGGGATTAGGATATTTCGGTCAGCCGCACATTATCGTTCGTTTTATGGCGATTACATCTGTTAAAGATATTAAAACAGCAAGAAGAATCGGTATGAGTTGGATGATTATCTCTCTTATCGGTGCATCTCTAACAGGATTGATTGGTGTAGCTTGGTTTGCTAGAGAAGGAAGAGAACTTGCTGATCCTGAAACAGTATTTATCGAATTTGCGAATCTGTTATTCCACCCGTTAATTACTGGTTTCTTATTAGCTGCGATACTAGCTGCAATCATGAGTACGATCTCATCTCAGCTGTTGGTTACTTCTTCTTCTGTAACAGAAGACTTTTATAAGCAATTCCTTAAGAAAGATGCATCTCAAAAGGAACTAGTGATGATTGGCCGAGTCGCCGTTTTAGTGGTAGCTGTTATCGCCGTATTATTATCATTAAACCCTAGTGACACAATCCTTAGCCTAGTTGGTTATGCTTGGGCTGGATTCGGTTCGGCATTTGGACCACTCGTTCTGCTAAGTCTGTTCTGGAAGAAGATGACGAAGTGGGGAGCTCTAGCAGGTATCGTCGTTGGTGCTGTTACAGTACTAACTTGGGTACAGTTCCCTGACTTAAAAGAACAAGTATACGAAATGATTCCAGGATTCTTCTTAAGCTTAATTGCAATTATTATCGTAAGCTTACTGACGAAAAATCCTTCTAGAAAAGTACAAAACCAATTTGATGACATGGAAGAAACATTAGATGATTTAAAATAA
- the fni gene encoding type 2 isopentenyl-diphosphate Delta-isomerase — translation MLDKLDHSKDLTEKRKTEHIHISLNEDVEGKNITTGLEEYRFVSNALPELSFDEISLSAAFLDKKLRTPFLISSMTGGTETAYKINRNLAMAAQEKGWAIGLGSMRAAVENEDLGFTFQVRKWAPDVPIIANIGAVQLNYDFGLAQCKKAVEMAEADFLVLHLNTLQEVFQPEGDTNFSNLLSKIEKISRSLHVPVGVKEVGMGIDQETAERLISAGVQFIDVAGAGGTSWIQVESFRSKDDIRKEAAKAFLDWGIPTAESIVAVRNENKNIPLVASGGLKHGVDAAKSIALGANLAGFGRLLLHSAVEKDADALLVQLERIEFEFKAAMFGIGAESIEELAKTKRLVKKS, via the coding sequence GTGTTGGATAAGTTGGATCATTCGAAGGACCTTACAGAAAAGCGAAAAACAGAACATATTCATATTAGTTTAAATGAAGACGTTGAAGGCAAAAACATTACAACTGGTTTAGAGGAATATCGCTTTGTTTCGAATGCATTGCCTGAACTTTCTTTTGACGAGATTTCTCTTTCGGCTGCCTTTTTAGATAAAAAGCTGCGTACACCTTTCTTAATCAGTTCGATGACAGGCGGAACTGAAACTGCCTATAAGATCAATCGGAATCTAGCAATGGCTGCTCAAGAAAAAGGGTGGGCAATCGGCCTAGGTTCAATGAGAGCTGCAGTGGAGAATGAGGATCTTGGCTTTACGTTTCAAGTTCGCAAATGGGCGCCTGATGTACCAATTATCGCGAATATTGGTGCTGTTCAGCTCAATTATGACTTTGGATTAGCACAGTGTAAAAAAGCAGTCGAGATGGCGGAAGCCGATTTTCTTGTATTGCACTTGAATACCTTGCAGGAAGTTTTCCAGCCAGAAGGAGATACGAACTTCTCCAATCTGCTTTCTAAAATAGAAAAAATCTCGCGTTCTTTACATGTACCGGTTGGTGTAAAAGAAGTAGGAATGGGAATTGATCAAGAAACTGCTGAGAGACTTATATCAGCTGGGGTTCAGTTTATTGATGTTGCTGGAGCAGGCGGAACATCATGGATCCAAGTGGAGAGTTTCCGTTCAAAAGATGACATAAGAAAAGAAGCAGCAAAGGCCTTTTTGGATTGGGGCATTCCAACTGCCGAAAGTATTGTTGCCGTTCGGAATGAGAATAAGAATATTCCGCTGGTCGCGAGCGGTGGATTAAAGCACGGTGTTGATGCGGCAAAATCAATTGCATTAGGGGCAAATCTTGCAGGGTTTGGGCGATTGCTCTTACATTCAGCAGTAGAAAAAGACGCTGATGCATTGCTCGTGCAATTGGAACGAATTGAATTTGAGTTCAAAGCTGCCATGTTTGGGATTGGTGCTGAGAGTATTGAAGAACTTGCTAAAACAAAACGGCTGGTTAAGAAATCATAA
- a CDS encoding glycosyl-4,4'-diaponeurosporenoate acyltransferase has translation MLVELSPFWTIVINIFAWLVLHLSVAYIIHKIPFSYLTIERKWDSPFKWERNGQKYETLGIRKWKTILPDGGDFYRGGFAKKTLEKDSAEYLSQFLAETRRAELTHWLSMPPALLFFLWNPVWIGNIMIVYAILFNLPFIFIQRYNRFRLIRILTLKYRSLERKRRRGVG, from the coding sequence ATGCTGGTTGAACTTTCGCCGTTTTGGACGATTGTGATTAATATTTTTGCCTGGCTAGTTCTTCATTTAAGTGTGGCATATATCATACACAAAATCCCGTTTTCCTATTTAACAATAGAGCGGAAATGGGACTCACCTTTTAAATGGGAAAGAAACGGACAAAAGTATGAAACGTTAGGAATACGCAAATGGAAAACCATCCTGCCAGATGGTGGTGATTTTTATCGTGGAGGTTTTGCAAAGAAAACCCTAGAGAAGGATTCTGCTGAATATTTATCTCAATTTTTAGCGGAAACTCGTCGTGCTGAATTGACGCACTGGCTTTCCATGCCGCCTGCCTTATTATTTTTCTTATGGAATCCTGTGTGGATTGGAAACATCATGATTGTCTATGCGATTTTGTTTAACCTTCCATTTATATTTATCCAGAGATACAACAGGTTTAGATTGATTCGGATCCTAACCTTGAAATATAGATCGCTTGAACGAAAAAGGAGGAGAGGTGTTGGATAA
- a CDS encoding glycosyltransferase codes for MFSTIIYLSIMWLCGWCMLMNIRVLTLSTPRRSQSVSVIIPARNEEANLRNLLPSLLNQSVKLHEIIVVNDDSEDRTEEVARESGVTVVKPDFLPSGWLGKPWACWNGANHSSGDLLLFLDADLTLEKDAIERLCSEWESRGGIISVQPYHQMNSASERLSSLFNMIVMAAMQSFTLFRKKPAGAFGPCLLIDRETYTKIGGHEGIKHQVLEHMEMGRVALSQQVKVTCFAGYDAVYFRMYPEGLKSLFYGWCKSFALGSSKTPLMPLILSVAWITGGISLTLQLPFLVFQEFSEVVVWCIFYILYMIQIKLLMRRVGTFTFLTALWHPVHFLFFSMVYVWSFVLSAIKKEVKWKGREISVSEKGDV; via the coding sequence ATGTTTTCAACCATTATATATTTGTCAATCATGTGGCTTTGTGGGTGGTGCATGCTTATGAATATCCGTGTCCTAACCTTAAGTACTCCCAGACGATCCCAGTCTGTTTCGGTTATTATTCCCGCTCGGAATGAGGAGGCAAACTTGAGAAATTTATTGCCTTCTTTATTGAACCAAAGTGTGAAGCTTCATGAAATTATTGTTGTTAATGATGATTCTGAAGATAGGACAGAAGAGGTTGCACGAGAGTCGGGAGTAACTGTAGTAAAGCCTGATTTTCTTCCGAGTGGGTGGCTAGGTAAACCTTGGGCTTGCTGGAACGGAGCAAACCATTCATCTGGAGATCTTTTGTTATTTTTAGATGCGGATCTTACACTGGAAAAAGACGCAATAGAACGTTTATGCAGCGAATGGGAATCAAGAGGCGGCATTATTAGTGTTCAGCCTTATCACCAAATGAACTCTGCTTCAGAAAGACTTTCTTCTCTCTTTAACATGATCGTGATGGCGGCTATGCAAAGCTTTACATTGTTTCGTAAAAAACCTGCTGGTGCGTTTGGCCCTTGTCTCCTGATTGATCGAGAAACCTACACGAAAATTGGAGGGCACGAAGGAATTAAACATCAGGTTCTTGAACATATGGAAATGGGAAGGGTTGCTTTGTCACAGCAGGTTAAGGTTACTTGTTTTGCAGGGTATGATGCTGTTTATTTTCGAATGTATCCAGAAGGGCTGAAATCCTTGTTTTATGGATGGTGTAAAAGTTTTGCGCTAGGTTCATCTAAAACGCCTTTGATGCCTCTGATATTGTCTGTAGCTTGGATCACGGGAGGAATCAGTTTAACTCTTCAGCTGCCATTTTTAGTTTTTCAAGAATTTAGTGAAGTCGTTGTTTGGTGCATCTTTTATATACTCTATATGATTCAAATTAAGCTATTGATGCGGAGAGTGGGTACGTTTACATTTCTGACGGCATTATGGCACCCTGTACACTTTTTATTCTTTTCGATGGTGTACGTTTGGTCTTTTGTTTTGAGTGCGATAAAAAAAGAAGTAAAGTGGAAGGGAAGAGAAATTTCCGTTTCAGAAAAAGGAGATGTGTAG
- a CDS encoding phytoene desaturase family protein: MKKKVLVVGGGLGGLSAALRLAADGHEVTVLEKNERIGGKLNQRSGKGYTFDTGPSILTMPWVLEQLFESAGKNIHDYINIQRIEPQWRTFFEDGTVIDVTSDLPQMLKEIGKVNPQDAASFFKYLDYCSQMYELSMKSFYKKSLSGLNDLRALHSFKELLAMDPVKSMDQATKKFIKDKHLQQLFNFFIMYIGSSPYQAPAVLSQLIHVQLGLGIYYVEGGMYKIAESIKSVLQELNVDVRTNHKVAGILTEGTTAKGVKLENGDELYADIVVSNLEAIPAYKTLLSNHPQAKKAAEDLSKFEPTVSGLVLLLGVDKKYDEFAHHNFFFSQSQEREFDQIFNTGILADDPTVYVGISSKSDPSQAPEGKDNWFVLTHVPPLKEGETWESNLESYRELVLNKLERMGATDLRQHVEWEYTFTPDTLKELYGPNGGSIYGIRTDRKMNGGFKIPSRSNQFTNLYFVGGSTHPGGGVPMVTLSGQLTADLIGEDLKTVSKEIG; encoded by the coding sequence ATGAAGAAAAAAGTTTTAGTTGTAGGCGGCGGACTTGGAGGATTATCAGCAGCTCTTCGTTTAGCAGCTGATGGACACGAGGTAACTGTACTCGAGAAAAATGAGCGTATTGGCGGTAAACTTAATCAGCGATCTGGTAAAGGGTACACGTTTGATACAGGGCCTTCGATCTTAACGATGCCTTGGGTGCTTGAACAGCTTTTTGAATCTGCTGGAAAGAACATCCACGACTACATAAACATCCAGCGCATCGAACCACAATGGAGAACTTTTTTTGAAGATGGCACCGTTATTGATGTGACGAGCGATCTGCCTCAGATGCTAAAAGAAATTGGCAAAGTAAACCCGCAAGATGCGGCCTCATTTTTCAAATATCTCGATTATTGCAGCCAGATGTACGAGCTAAGCATGAAGAGCTTTTATAAGAAAAGCTTATCCGGATTGAACGACCTGCGTGCTCTTCATAGTTTCAAAGAACTTCTCGCCATGGATCCCGTTAAATCTATGGATCAGGCAACGAAGAAGTTTATTAAAGACAAGCATCTGCAACAACTGTTTAATTTCTTCATCATGTATATCGGTTCCTCCCCATACCAAGCTCCAGCTGTTCTCTCACAGCTGATTCATGTTCAATTAGGCCTTGGCATTTATTATGTTGAAGGCGGCATGTATAAAATCGCCGAATCTATTAAGAGTGTTCTACAAGAACTCAACGTTGATGTTCGAACGAACCATAAAGTGGCTGGCATTCTAACGGAAGGCACGACGGCTAAAGGCGTGAAGCTTGAGAACGGAGATGAGCTTTATGCAGATATCGTTGTATCTAACTTAGAAGCTATTCCAGCTTATAAGACGCTTCTCTCCAACCACCCGCAGGCTAAAAAGGCGGCGGAAGATCTTAGCAAGTTTGAACCTACCGTTTCTGGATTAGTATTGCTGCTTGGTGTCGATAAAAAGTACGATGAGTTTGCTCATCATAACTTCTTCTTCTCCCAAAGTCAGGAGAGAGAATTCGATCAGATCTTTAACACTGGTATTCTAGCTGATGACCCTACAGTGTATGTAGGTATTTCTTCAAAATCTGACCCTAGCCAAGCTCCTGAAGGGAAAGATAACTGGTTCGTCCTTACACATGTTCCGCCTTTAAAAGAAGGAGAAACATGGGAAAGCAACCTTGAAAGCTACCGTGAACTCGTGCTGAACAAGCTCGAAAGAATGGGAGCGACTGATCTAAGACAGCATGTGGAGTGGGAATATACATTTACACCTGACACGTTAAAAGAGCTGTACGGACCGAATGGCGGTTCCATCTATGGCATTCGAACAGACCGGAAGATGAATGGTGGATTTAAGATTCCTAGCCGAAGCAATCAATTTACAAACCTATATTTTGTCGGAGGATCTACACACCCTGGCGGTGGTGTACCAATGGTAACGCTATCGGGTCAGCTGACAGCAGATTTAATTGGAGAAGATTTAAAAACAGTTTCAAAGGAGATCGGGTAA